The sequence below is a genomic window from Synechococcus sp. PCC 7335.
CTCCTGCGCGAAGACCCCAAACCCCACGGTAAGCTCAAGAAAAAACTCCACGGCTACAAAGGCAACATCTACCGCCTACGCTCTGGCGATCAGCGCATTATCTATACCTATGGCGACGGCTGGGTTGCGCTCCTGGGCGTAGACGCTCGCAAAGATGTATACAAAGGCCAAAAGCTCGTCGCTGGAGAAACCGAGCTAGACGTCAGCAGCCTGCCAGACATGCAGGATTTGCTCACGCCAACGCCGCCACCTCAATACGCCAGCGATAGTCAGCCCACCGCTGAAGATGAATCCGCCGCAGACCCTTTAAACTATCTCCCAACCAAGCTCACGTCAGACTTCCTAAAGCGGCTGCTGGTGCCTGACCAGTTTTTTGAGGTTCTTACCAACTGCAAAACGCTAGACGATCTCACTAGCGCCGCCATTCCTGAATCCTTGCGCGAGCGCATTTTCGATGCAGTCACCACCCCCAACTTTGATCAGGTTCTCAGCCAGCCCGATCTGGTGGCAGGCACCGACGACCTACTCAAATTCAAAGAAGGCAACCTCCTCGGCTTTTTACTCAAGCTTAATCCCGAACAAGAGAAATACGTGACCTGGGCGATCGACTCAAAAGGCCCCACCCTACTAAAAGGCGGCCCCGGCACTGGCAAGAGCACCGTTGCCCTCTATCGTACTCGCGAGGTTCTCGCCCGGCTCAAAGCGGAGGGCATTGCCAAGCCCAAAATTTTATTCACGACTTATACCAATGCTTTGGTGAAGTTCTCTCAGCAATTGCTGACCCAGCTCTTGGAGGCAGACGCTAAATTTGTCGAGGTGAAAACTGCTGACAAGATTGCCTACAGGCTCGTGGTAAAAGCGACTGGTAAACCGGCGATCGCTAGCCATGCCCAGCAAAAGCGACTGCTGAAGCAAGCCCTAGTCGATGCGATCGCTTCCCTGCCTGGCAACCGTCTCCAGCAGCAGGCCCAACAGCTCATTCTTCAACGGCTCCATCCCGACTATTTACTCGAAGAATTAAACAGCGTCATCGCCGCGAGAAATCTGCAACCCTTGGCGGACTATCAAGCCACCTCTCGCAGTGGACGCAGCGTTCGCCTCAATAAAACTCAGCGACAGGCGATCTGGCATTTATATGAGCACTTCAGTCAGCAACTGAGCGAGCAGTCTGTAGAAACCTGGCCTCAGCTGCGTAACCGAGCGTTAGAAATTTTAGTCACTGCCGAGTCGCCGCTGGTATACGACGCAGTCATCATTGACGAAGCCCAAGACCTAGAGCCAAACGCACTGAGGCTGCTGGCTCAGCTGTGCCGTC
It includes:
- a CDS encoding UvrD-helicase domain-containing protein, with product MTFELLYKPTFTNQLLAIPQDRVRQVLEKIELLREDPKPHGKLKKKLHGYKGNIYRLRSGDQRIIYTYGDGWVALLGVDARKDVYKGQKLVAGETELDVSSLPDMQDLLTPTPPPQYASDSQPTAEDESAADPLNYLPTKLTSDFLKRLLVPDQFFEVLTNCKTLDDLTSAAIPESLRERIFDAVTTPNFDQVLSQPDLVAGTDDLLKFKEGNLLGFLLKLNPEQEKYVTWAIDSKGPTLLKGGPGTGKSTVALYRTREVLARLKAEGIAKPKILFTTYTNALVKFSQQLLTQLLEADAKFVEVKTADKIAYRLVVKATGKPAIASHAQQKRLLKQALVDAIASLPGNRLQQQAQQLILQRLHPDYLLEELNSVIAARNLQPLADYQATSRSGRSVRLNKTQRQAIWHLYEHFSQQLSEQSVETWPQLRNRALEILVTAESPLVYDAVIIDEAQDLEPNALRLLAQLCRQPNRLFITADANQSIYGSGFRWADVSKSLKFVGRTGILRVNHRTTEEIDAAAHSYLYDGSLDEKTLEPQYIHSGPPPVVRAVSDREQEGYLLAQFCRAAAREFRLGIGACAVLTPSDRAGKAIAGQLSYLGIEAHFMTSKDLDLNRKGVKVLPLKAAKGLEFPIVIIAGFFDGVYPYIPKGTSELEIQEILARERRTLFVAMTRAMRALLVVVPAAQSMSQSKRKLSPLLQSFSPDFWNLGNTDV